A stretch of Cicer arietinum cultivar CDC Frontier isolate Library 1 chromosome 5, Cicar.CDCFrontier_v2.0, whole genome shotgun sequence DNA encodes these proteins:
- the LOC101514470 gene encoding uncharacterized protein, producing MSTLQSSYIYKDLQPKIEIKDTPESHLLLVHIPDGFERGDIGARVEYDFGRVRVFGEKSIGSNKMIRFIEKYQVPSHCDIGKIKGKFDGKIVTITMPKIPGKVQEQEPIKDYNNVDEVNDKKDEVTNVENKEDATSQEAQKGQKENSQITKVDSKGEANYVASTSQESTQESIPQQGQQEISQNESISQKGQATISENESIPQKGQDEISQKESMTENDQEEISQKESIPQNDQKETSQNSKLKKVESKEKAYDETSTPSEATQGEEGIHNKATDTKDAKLQTEENSSSLKDENKEKQRVVKEETKETKEESKELAIVKTFPPKKTNKEKGKEMINDKFGGDDADEKKSDKKGIHESTRTRRLKDMALSTTQAVTSFAKRFNEDDKQMLIYTGATILVVALGVYASYKYRSSRRT from the exons ATGTCTACCTTGCAATCATCATATATCTATAAAGATTTACAACCAAAAATTGAAATCAAGGATACTCCCGAATCACATCTTCTGCTTGTTCACATTCCTGATG GTTTTGAACGAGGGGATATTGGTGCTAGAGTTGAGTATGATTTTGGAAGGGTGAGAgtttttggtgaaaaatcaattGGATCCAATAAAATGATCCGTTTCATTGAAAAGTATCAAGTTCCATCACATTGTGATATTGGCAAAATTAAAGGTAAATTTGATGGAAAAATTGTCACTATTACAATGCCAAAAATTCCAGGTAAAGTACAAGAACAAGAACCAATTAAAGATTATAATAATGTTGATGAGGTAAATGATAAAAAAGATGAAGTTACAAATGTTGAAAATAAAGAAGATGCTACCTCACAAGAAGCTCAAAAGGGTCAAAAAGAAAATTCTCAAATTACAAAAGTTGATAGCAAGGGAGAGGCTAATTATGTAGCTTCAACCTCACAAGAATCCACACAAGAGTCTATACCTCAACAGGGTCAACAAGAAATTTCTCAAAATGAGTCTATATCTCAAAAGGGTCAAGCAACAATTTCTGAAAATGAGTCTATACCTCAAAAGGGTCAAGAcgaaatttctcaaaaagaatCTATGACTGAAAATGATCAAGAagaaatttctcaaaaagaatCTATACCCCAAAATGATCAAAAAGAAACTTCTCAAAATTCTAAACTTAAAAAAGTTGAAAGTAAGGAAAAAGCTTATGATGAGACTTCAACTCCATCAGAAGCCACACAAGGGGAAGAAGGAATTCACAATAAAGCAACAGATACAAAAGATGCAAAACTTCAAACAGAAGAAAACTCATCAAGTCTAAAAGATGAGAACAAGGAAAAGCAAAGGGTTGTAAAGGAAGAAACTAAGGAAACCAAGGAAGAAAGTAAAGAATTAGCCATAGTTAAAACTTTTCCTccaaagaaaacaaacaaagagaaaggaaaggaaatgaTCAATGATAAATTTGGTGGTGATGATGCTGATGAGAAAAAGAGTGACAAAAAGGGAATCCATGAATCAACAAGGACAAGAAGACTCAAAGACATGGCTTTATCTACTACTCAAGCTGTGACTAGTTTTGCAAAGAGGTTCAATGAAGATGATAAACAAATGCTAATATACACTGGTGCAACAATT